A region from the Myxococcales bacterium genome encodes:
- a CDS encoding sodium-translocating pyrophosphatase, whose amino-acid sequence MKSAFRNDKAHTSFGPAFASVWASILTLLVALPAFAGGEGAPHHGGGEANLIVPKLNDPTIASFFGMPGSSLLYMGLGVCALGVAFGLVIFSQLKNAPVHKSMLEVSELIYATCKTYLMTQMKFILILEAFIGLVVAIYYGAILKFELSRVAIILIFSLVGIAGSSLVAWFGIRVNTFANSRAAFGSLAGKPFPTYAIPLKAGMSIGMLLISVELLIMLGILLFIPGDYAGPCFIGFAIGESLGASALRIAGGIFTKIADIGSDLMKIVFKIKEDDARNPGVIADCTGDNAGDSVGPSADGFETYGVTGVALISFILLAVKNPDGSANLAVQVQLLVWIFVMRIVMVLASAVAYFINDVLAKAKYLNADKMNYEAPLTQLVWITSLISVALTFAVSHSLIANLAGDPSLWWKLSAIITCGTLAGAIIPELIKVFTSTESGHVREVVTSSREGGASLNILSGLTAGNFSAYYMGIILVVLMGTAYWFSMQGLGVLMTVGKVDASAVFAFGLVAFGFLGMGPVTIAVDSYGPVTDNAQSVFELSTIESIPGIKEEIKKDFGFDVNFEKGKHFLEENDGAGNTFKATAKPVLIGTAVVGATTMIFSIIVVLTDGLSNVEKMAKLSLLHPPFLFGLIVGGSMIYWFTGASTQAVTTGAYRAVEFIKANIKLDGVVKASIEDSKKVVEICTIYAQKGMWNIFLTVFCGTLAFAFFESYFFIGYLIAIALFGLFQALFMANAGGAWDNAKKIVEVELKAKGTPLHDAVVVGDTVGDPFKDTSSVAMNPVIKFTTLFGLLAVELAEQIPTQRVYLAVVLFAIMSYFVWKSFYGMRIEVSEKGSGEAAAPSPAE is encoded by the coding sequence ATGAAATCCGCGTTTCGTAACGACAAAGCTCACACGAGCTTTGGCCCCGCTTTCGCGAGCGTTTGGGCGTCGATTCTTACCCTGCTCGTCGCCCTGCCGGCGTTTGCTGGCGGCGAAGGGGCGCCCCACCACGGTGGTGGCGAAGCCAACCTCATCGTTCCCAAGCTGAACGACCCGACCATCGCCAGCTTCTTCGGCATGCCGGGCTCGAGCCTCCTCTACATGGGACTCGGCGTCTGCGCCCTCGGCGTGGCCTTCGGCCTCGTGATCTTCAGCCAGCTGAAGAACGCGCCGGTCCACAAGTCGATGCTCGAGGTTTCCGAGCTCATTTACGCCACCTGCAAGACGTACCTGATGACGCAGATGAAGTTCATCCTCATCCTTGAGGCCTTCATCGGACTCGTCGTTGCGATCTACTACGGCGCGATCCTCAAGTTTGAGCTCTCGCGCGTAGCGATCATCCTCATCTTCAGCCTCGTCGGCATCGCGGGCAGCTCGCTCGTCGCGTGGTTCGGCATTCGCGTGAACACCTTCGCCAACTCGCGCGCCGCCTTCGGCTCGCTCGCTGGCAAGCCGTTCCCGACCTACGCCATCCCGCTCAAGGCCGGCATGAGCATCGGCATGTTGCTCATCAGCGTCGAGCTCTTGATCATGCTCGGCATCCTCCTGTTCATCCCCGGTGACTACGCCGGCCCCTGCTTCATCGGCTTCGCCATCGGCGAGTCGCTCGGCGCCTCGGCGCTCCGCATCGCCGGCGGCATCTTCACGAAGATCGCCGACATCGGCTCCGACCTCATGAAGATCGTCTTCAAGATCAAGGAAGACGACGCGCGCAACCCCGGCGTCATCGCCGACTGCACCGGCGACAACGCGGGCGACTCGGTCGGCCCCTCGGCCGACGGCTTCGAGACCTACGGCGTCACCGGCGTCGCGCTCATCTCGTTCATCCTCCTCGCCGTCAAGAACCCCGACGGCTCGGCGAACCTCGCCGTCCAGGTGCAACTGCTCGTCTGGATCTTCGTGATGCGCATCGTGATGGTGCTCGCCAGCGCCGTCGCCTACTTCATCAACGACGTCCTCGCGAAGGCCAAGTATCTGAACGCCGACAAGATGAACTACGAGGCCCCCCTCACGCAGCTCGTGTGGATCACCTCGCTCATCTCCGTCGCCCTCACGTTCGCCGTCTCGCACTCGCTCATCGCGAACCTCGCCGGCGACCCGTCGCTCTGGTGGAAGCTTTCGGCCATCATCACCTGCGGCACGCTCGCCGGCGCGATCATCCCCGAGCTCATCAAGGTCTTCACGTCGACCGAGTCGGGTCACGTTCGCGAAGTCGTCACCTCGTCTCGTGAAGGCGGCGCGTCGCTCAACATCCTGTCGGGCCTCACGGCCGGCAACTTCAGCGCCTACTACATGGGCATCATCCTCGTGGTCCTCATGGGGACGGCCTACTGGTTCAGCATGCAGGGCCTCGGGGTCCTCATGACCGTCGGCAAGGTCGACGCCTCCGCCGTCTTCGCCTTCGGCCTCGTGGCCTTCGGCTTCCTCGGCATGGGCCCGGTCACCATCGCCGTCGACTCCTACGGCCCGGTCACCGACAACGCGCAGAGCGTCTTCGAGCTCTCGACCATCGAGTCCATTCCGGGCATCAAGGAAGAGATCAAGAAGGACTTCGGCTTCGACGTGAACTTCGAGAAGGGCAAGCACTTCCTCGAAGAGAACGACGGCGCCGGCAACACCTTCAAGGCGACGGCCAAGCCCGTGCTCATCGGAACCGCCGTCGTCGGCGCGACCACGATGATCTTCAGCATCATTGTCGTCCTCACCGACGGCCTCTCGAACGTCGAGAAGATGGCGAAGCTCTCGCTCCTTCACCCGCCGTTCCTCTTCGGCCTCATCGTCGGCGGCTCGATGATCTACTGGTTTACCGGCGCTTCCACCCAGGCCGTGACCACCGGCGCCTACCGCGCTGTCGAGTTCATCAAGGCGAACATCAAGCTCGATGGCGTTGTGAAGGCCTCCATCGAGGACTCCAAGAAGGTCGTCGAAATCTGCACGATCTACGCGCAAAAGGGCATGTGGAACATCTTCCTCACGGTCTTCTGCGGGACCCTCGCGTTCGCGTTCTTTGAGTCGTACTTCTTCATCGGGTACCTCATCGCCATTGCGCTCTTCGGTCTCTTCCAGGCGCTCTTCATGGCCAACGCCGGCGGCGCCTGGGACAACGCCAAGAAGATCGTTGAGGTCGAGCTCAAGGCCAAGGGCACGCCGCTCCACGACGCGGTCGTCGTCGGTGACACCGTCGGCGATCCATTCAAGGACACCTCGTCCGTCGCGATGAACCCGGTCATCAAGTTCACGACGCTCTTCGGCCTCCTGGCCGTCGAGCTCGCCGAGCAGATCCCGACCCAGCGCGTCTACCTCGCTGTCGTGCTCTTCGCGATCATGTCGTACTTCGTCTGGAAGTCCTTCTACGGCATGCGCATCGAAGTCAGCGAGAAGGGCTCCGGCGAAGCCGCGGCTCCCTCGCCGGCCGAGTGA
- the nikR gene encoding nickel-responsive transcriptional regulator NikR, with translation MAAKKRPPELTEPARDPLVRFGVAMEASLLDEFDAIVNARRSTRSELLRDLARAEITRAHQRSDAKAVGTLTLVYDHHVRDLSEKLNQMQHDLGDAVRSTLHVHLDHDHCLEVIVLMGRARELHEVADRLLGTKGVKHGALELVRTERPGASPRKHAHP, from the coding sequence ATGGCAGCCAAGAAGCGTCCGCCCGAACTGACCGAACCAGCCCGCGACCCGCTCGTTCGCTTCGGCGTCGCGATGGAGGCTTCGTTGCTTGACGAGTTCGACGCCATCGTTAACGCGCGTCGGAGCACGCGCTCCGAGTTGCTGCGCGACCTTGCCCGCGCCGAGATCACCCGTGCCCACCAGCGTTCCGACGCGAAGGCCGTTGGAACCCTCACGCTCGTCTACGACCACCACGTGCGGGACCTCAGCGAGAAGCTCAACCAAATGCAGCACGACCTCGGCGACGCGGTCCGCTCGACGCTGCACGTTCACCTCGACCACGATCACTGCCTTGAAGTCATCGTGCTCATGGGCCGTGCGCGCGAACTGCACGAGGTGGCCGACCGGCTCTTGGGCACCAAGGGCGTAAAACACGGCGCCCTCGAGCTCGTTCGGACCGAGCGCCCCGGCGCCTCGCCGCGCAAGCACGCGCATCCGTAG
- a CDS encoding phenylalanine 4-monooxygenase encodes MKPTALVTLDRDHPGFRDPDYRARRDEIAALALSWQPGHPVPEVRYTDVENEVWSTALRELRPLHQRYACDAFARGWARLAFDEHRVPSFRRVNEHLAQTSGFTLVPVAGLASPAEFMLELAEGRFLATQYVRHASRPLYTPEPDVLHEIIGHAALLADPAFAELNRLFGKATRRAGGADIEALIRVYWYTLEFGVVGRGDDYEVIGAGLLSSFGELGRFRESVPKRAFDLDEIARTPFDPTDYQRVLFVASDVEAMKASLSAWLEAMARR; translated from the coding sequence ATGAAACCGACGGCGCTCGTTACGCTCGATCGCGACCATCCCGGATTCCGCGACCCCGACTATCGAGCGCGACGCGACGAGATCGCAGCGCTGGCCCTTTCGTGGCAGCCGGGGCACCCGGTCCCGGAGGTGCGCTACACGGACGTCGAGAACGAAGTTTGGTCGACGGCTCTCCGCGAGCTTCGGCCGCTCCACCAGCGCTACGCCTGCGACGCGTTCGCGAGGGGCTGGGCGCGCCTCGCCTTCGACGAGCATCGCGTTCCATCGTTCCGCCGCGTCAACGAGCACCTTGCGCAGACGAGCGGCTTCACCCTCGTCCCCGTCGCGGGCCTCGCGTCGCCGGCGGAGTTCATGCTTGAGCTCGCCGAGGGGCGATTCCTCGCGACCCAGTACGTACGCCACGCCTCGCGTCCGCTCTACACGCCGGAGCCGGACGTGCTGCACGAGATCATCGGCCACGCGGCGCTCCTCGCCGACCCGGCCTTCGCCGAGCTCAATCGCCTCTTCGGCAAAGCGACGCGGCGCGCCGGAGGCGCGGATATCGAAGCGCTCATTCGCGTCTATTGGTACACGCTCGAGTTCGGCGTCGTCGGGCGGGGTGACGACTACGAGGTCATCGGAGCGGGCCTCTTGTCTTCCTTCGGCGAGCTTGGCCGCTTTCGCGAGAGCGTCCCCAAGCGCGCCTTCGACTTGGACGAGATCGCGCGCACACCGTTCGATCCGACCGACTACCAGCGCGTCCTCTTTGTGGCGAGCGACGTCGAAGCCATGAAGGCGTCGCTCAGCGCGTGGCTCGAGGCGATGGCGCGACGATAG
- a CDS encoding PspA/IM30 family protein: protein MGIFDRMGKVISSNVNNLLDRAEDDKKLLDLTVEEMEEQLRRGRQEVISAVASEKQLKKRVAELEADTEKWDKRAELAMKAGDEDLARDALKQKKRVSTEAQNAEKARQEQATQALNMKAELERMDQKLDELRLRKGTIAARSEQAKAGGGSEGLGARGGSSAFDNFRRMEDKIEGREAEAAAMREVEEAVGGGKKHDDLEAKFRDLERGKAPGGGGGASSEIEEELAALKKRVRVT from the coding sequence ATGGGCATCTTCGATCGCATGGGCAAGGTCATCTCGAGCAACGTCAACAACCTGCTCGACCGCGCCGAGGACGACAAGAAGCTCCTCGACCTCACCGTCGAGGAGATGGAGGAGCAGCTGCGGCGCGGACGCCAGGAGGTCATCTCGGCCGTCGCCTCGGAAAAGCAGCTCAAGAAGCGCGTCGCCGAGCTCGAGGCCGACACCGAGAAGTGGGACAAGCGGGCCGAGCTCGCCATGAAGGCCGGCGACGAAGATCTTGCGAGAGACGCCCTCAAGCAGAAGAAGCGCGTCTCGACGGAAGCGCAAAATGCCGAGAAGGCGCGGCAGGAGCAAGCGACGCAGGCGCTCAACATGAAGGCCGAGCTGGAGCGCATGGATCAGAAGCTCGACGAGCTCCGCCTTCGCAAAGGCACCATCGCGGCGCGCTCCGAGCAGGCCAAGGCCGGCGGCGGCAGCGAAGGACTGGGGGCGCGTGGCGGCTCGAGCGCCTTCGACAACTTCCGCCGCATGGAAGACAAGATCGAGGGCCGCGAAGCGGAGGCCGCGGCGATGCGCGAGGTCGAGGAGGCCGTTGGTGGCGGCAAGAAGCACGACGACCTCGAGGCGAAATTCCGCGACCTTGAGCGCGGAAAGGCGCCCGGTGGTGGCGGTGGCGCGAGCTCGGAGATCGAAGAAGAGCTCGCCGCGCTCAAGAAACGCGTCCGCGTGACCTGA
- a CDS encoding thiamine pyrophosphate-dependent dehydrogenase E1 component subunit alpha produces the protein MHDLMLRTRLLEERLIKMQKQGDGYFWIGGPGEEAFNIPLGLLVHKGRGLDFDFLHLHYRSSGTLLAMGADPIDALRQMKNTATDPYSGGRNFAGHASVRDWNVVPITSPIEVQFSMAPGSAMAQKRHGGRGITIVQGGDAGTAEGDFATCLVWSTRPGAEVPLLMIVTNNQWGISTHASTQHGDRTIADRGKAFGMKTMVVDGNDPEVAYAALKDAMEYVRSERKPLLMEAQVSRLYGHSSASGANFVEVEADCLARFEARLSQLGLLTRAQADDLRAKVTQEFLEGSKRVREEPQPEGKTIYDHVFAERDVVGRQPVPYRAPSAGSSNTGAGNTGAGNTGKSS, from the coding sequence ATGCATGACCTCATGCTTCGCACGCGGCTGCTCGAAGAGCGGCTCATCAAGATGCAGAAGCAGGGCGACGGCTACTTCTGGATCGGCGGGCCCGGCGAGGAGGCCTTCAACATTCCCCTCGGACTTCTCGTGCACAAGGGTCGCGGCCTCGACTTCGACTTCCTGCACCTTCACTACCGTTCGAGCGGGACGCTGCTGGCCATGGGCGCCGATCCCATCGACGCCCTTCGCCAAATGAAGAACACGGCGACCGACCCTTACTCGGGCGGGCGCAACTTCGCCGGGCACGCCTCCGTGCGTGACTGGAACGTGGTGCCCATTACGTCGCCCATCGAGGTTCAGTTCTCGATGGCGCCGGGGAGCGCCATGGCCCAAAAGCGCCACGGGGGCCGGGGCATCACCATCGTGCAAGGCGGCGACGCGGGCACCGCTGAAGGCGACTTCGCCACGTGCCTCGTGTGGAGCACCCGGCCCGGCGCCGAGGTGCCGCTCCTCATGATCGTCACCAACAACCAGTGGGGCATCTCCACGCACGCGTCGACGCAACACGGCGATCGGACCATCGCGGACCGCGGCAAGGCCTTCGGCATGAAGACCATGGTCGTCGACGGCAACGACCCGGAGGTCGCCTACGCGGCGCTGAAAGATGCCATGGAGTACGTTCGGAGCGAGCGCAAGCCCCTCCTCATGGAGGCACAAGTGTCCCGCCTCTACGGGCACTCATCGGCGTCCGGCGCGAACTTCGTCGAGGTCGAGGCCGATTGTCTCGCGCGGTTCGAAGCCCGCTTGTCGCAGCTCGGACTTCTGACGCGCGCCCAGGCCGACGACCTGCGCGCCAAGGTGACGCAGGAGTTCCTCGAGGGTTCCAAGCGCGTTCGTGAGGAGCCGCAGCCCGAGGGCAAGACCATCTACGATCACGTCTTTGCGGAGCGGGACGTGGTGGGGCGCCAGCCGGTGCCCTACCGAGCGCCGAGCGCAGGCTCGAGCAACACGGGCGCGGGCAACACGGGCGCGGGCAACACGGGAAAGAGCAGCTGA
- a CDS encoding EscU/YscU/HrcU family type III secretion system export apparatus switch protein produces MSAKTEAPTPRRLKQARERGDSGVSAAATQSVTFAVVVLAVLPFAARRLLETATHGIVAATSSSPSTSLTELATLEHRAAEALALVVSLSFPVLLAALLVSAVATMVQTGGTVALSRLAPDASRLNPVRGLAELATPTRLFATVRALLVASAICAIVVTTLRDHLPDLLALVRLPARGSLAALSVAAVLAQSIASWAVALGLGLGAADLALTRRGWMARLRMTKAEVQREHKESEGDPALLAARKRAHEELLAAANAGAVKGATVVIVNPTHLATALHYDSEGESAPVILASGEGVVAEAIVRAARDFGVPVVRDVPLAHALRTLEEGAEIPEALYEAVAEILREILVQREDLGP; encoded by the coding sequence ATGAGCGCGAAGACCGAAGCACCGACACCAAGGCGCCTCAAACAGGCGCGGGAGCGAGGCGACAGCGGCGTAAGTGCGGCGGCGACGCAATCGGTGACGTTCGCGGTCGTGGTGCTCGCGGTGCTCCCCTTCGCGGCGCGCCGACTCCTCGAGACGGCGACCCACGGAATTGTCGCGGCGACTTCTTCGAGCCCAAGCACGAGCCTGACGGAGCTGGCCACGCTGGAGCATCGAGCGGCCGAAGCCCTCGCGCTCGTCGTCTCGCTCTCCTTCCCTGTCCTCTTGGCGGCACTCCTCGTCAGCGCCGTCGCGACCATGGTGCAGACCGGCGGTACCGTAGCCCTCAGTCGCCTCGCTCCCGACGCGTCGCGCCTCAACCCTGTGCGCGGTCTTGCGGAGCTCGCGACTCCGACGCGGCTCTTCGCGACCGTGCGCGCGCTCTTGGTCGCGAGCGCCATTTGCGCCATCGTCGTGACCACCCTTCGTGACCACCTTCCCGATCTGTTGGCTCTCGTACGCTTGCCGGCGCGCGGCTCGCTCGCGGCGCTATCCGTCGCCGCCGTTCTCGCCCAGTCCATCGCGTCGTGGGCCGTCGCGCTCGGACTCGGCTTGGGTGCCGCCGACTTGGCGTTGACGCGACGCGGGTGGATGGCGCGCCTCCGCATGACGAAGGCGGAGGTGCAGCGCGAGCACAAGGAGAGCGAGGGCGACCCTGCACTCTTGGCCGCTCGGAAGCGCGCGCACGAGGAGCTGTTGGCCGCGGCGAACGCGGGCGCCGTGAAGGGAGCGACCGTCGTGATCGTGAATCCGACGCACTTGGCTACGGCGCTCCACTACGACAGCGAGGGTGAGAGCGCGCCGGTGATCCTCGCGAGCGGTGAAGGCGTCGTCGCCGAAGCCATTGTGCGTGCGGCCCGTGACTTTGGTGTGCCCGTCGTGCGCGACGTGCCCCTCGCGCACGCGCTCCGCACGTTGGAGGAGGGCGCCGAGATCCCGGAGGCGCTCTACGAGGCCGTCGCGGAGATCTTGAGAGAGATCCTCGTTCAGCGCGAGGACCTCGGACCCTAG
- a CDS encoding carboxypeptidase regulatory-like domain-containing protein: MLRTTKVLGATAVFLTLLGIAEAGCGSDNSEFATTRVPEGGVATTSPTGPVVDFEADAAPKEPCEGLHCAQVKCGPGVTTTVTGTVTAPNGTLPLYNAIVFVPNKPLDPVPEGASCDRCGNVSGEPVVATITDTNGKFTLKNVPVGQDIPLVVQVGKWRRELKIAVEKCVDNPITDVNSTRLPKNSAEGHIPRIAVSTGWCDQLACLLPKLGLDASEYSLDKTKGRLHLYRGSQAKPLGAAAVAPAPAPAGTTDAQLFWNDVNQLKSYDMVMLSCECGEHNETKPQAALDAMYAYASAGGRVFASHFHYTWFQNGPTELRSVADWFGAPGNPENPPGPFSIDTSFPKGAALADWLVNVQASTTKGEMPISQPRENVGRVLSTSAQRWVYGKKWVIPGVIADPIRPEPTKYLTVNAPVGKPTDQQCGKATFADMHLYAGDEQALPGLPDDAFPASCGTTLTPEEKALAFLFFDLSSCVQDEKEAPTAPVK, encoded by the coding sequence TTGCTTCGAACCACCAAGGTCCTTGGCGCAACGGCCGTGTTCCTGACGCTGCTCGGGATCGCGGAGGCCGGCTGTGGCTCCGACAACTCGGAGTTCGCGACCACTCGGGTTCCCGAAGGCGGTGTGGCCACCACGTCACCCACGGGCCCGGTCGTTGATTTCGAGGCCGATGCGGCGCCCAAGGAGCCCTGCGAAGGTCTCCACTGCGCTCAGGTTAAGTGCGGGCCCGGCGTGACCACCACGGTGACCGGCACTGTGACCGCGCCGAACGGCACGTTGCCGCTCTACAACGCCATCGTGTTCGTGCCGAACAAGCCGCTCGATCCGGTGCCGGAGGGTGCGTCTTGCGATCGCTGCGGCAACGTCTCTGGTGAGCCCGTCGTCGCGACCATCACCGACACCAACGGAAAGTTCACGCTCAAGAACGTCCCCGTAGGCCAAGACATCCCGCTCGTGGTGCAGGTTGGCAAGTGGCGCCGCGAGCTCAAGATCGCCGTCGAGAAGTGCGTCGACAATCCCATCACCGACGTGAACTCCACGCGTCTTCCCAAGAACTCGGCGGAGGGGCACATCCCCAGGATCGCCGTCAGCACCGGCTGGTGTGATCAGCTCGCGTGCCTCCTGCCCAAGCTCGGCCTCGATGCGAGCGAGTATTCGCTCGACAAGACGAAGGGGCGCCTCCACCTCTACCGCGGCAGTCAGGCCAAGCCGCTCGGCGCGGCCGCCGTTGCGCCAGCACCGGCGCCTGCCGGCACCACCGACGCGCAGCTCTTCTGGAACGACGTCAACCAGCTCAAGTCCTACGACATGGTGATGCTCTCCTGCGAATGCGGCGAGCACAACGAGACCAAACCGCAGGCCGCCCTCGACGCGATGTACGCGTACGCCTCAGCCGGCGGTCGCGTCTTCGCGTCGCACTTCCACTACACCTGGTTCCAAAACGGTCCGACGGAGCTGCGGTCCGTCGCTGACTGGTTCGGCGCGCCGGGAAACCCGGAGAATCCGCCCGGGCCCTTCTCCATCGACACGAGCTTCCCGAAGGGCGCGGCGCTGGCCGATTGGCTGGTGAACGTGCAGGCCTCGACCACGAAGGGCGAGATGCCCATCTCGCAGCCGCGCGAGAACGTGGGCCGCGTGCTCTCGACCTCCGCGCAGCGCTGGGTCTACGGCAAGAAGTGGGTCATCCCGGGCGTCATCGCCGATCCCATCCGCCCCGAGCCGACGAAATACCTCACGGTGAACGCGCCCGTCGGCAAGCCCACCGACCAACAGTGCGGCAAGGCGACGTTCGCTGACATGCACCTCTATGCTGGCGACGAACAAGCGCTGCCAGGCCTGCCCGACGACGCGTTCCCCGCCTCGTGCGGCACGACGCTGACGCCGGAGGAGAAGGCGCTCGCGTTTCTCTTCTTCGATCTCTCGTCTTGCGTGCAAGACGAGAAGGAAGCGCCCACGGCGCCGGTGAAGTGA
- a CDS encoding 4'-phosphopantetheinyl transferase superfamily protein has translation MVTRGLGRRVLAELLGAEPRALSFELGPYGRPELRDVAAPAMAPGRRLRFNLSNTRGLVACAVAWDVDIGVDVEAMDRATETVGVADRFFSEAEVAGLRALAPERQRRRFFELWTLKEAYIKARGLGLAIPLGSFSFSVDGTMRPTATFDESAGDPGGGWFFEQAFPSARHAMAVAVRGNPGPLRTIVTWLDAP, from the coding sequence ATGGTCACGCGAGGCCTTGGGAGGCGCGTGCTCGCAGAGCTCTTGGGCGCCGAGCCGCGGGCCCTTTCGTTCGAGCTGGGGCCCTACGGGCGACCAGAGCTGCGCGACGTGGCGGCGCCCGCAATGGCACCGGGCCGGCGGCTTCGCTTCAACTTGTCGAACACGCGAGGCCTGGTGGCCTGCGCCGTCGCGTGGGACGTCGACATTGGGGTGGACGTCGAAGCCATGGACCGAGCCACGGAGACGGTCGGCGTCGCCGACCGCTTTTTCTCCGAAGCGGAAGTCGCGGGGTTGCGCGCGCTGGCGCCCGAGAGGCAGCGCAGACGCTTCTTCGAACTTTGGACGTTGAAGGAGGCTTACATCAAGGCGCGCGGCCTGGGCCTCGCCATTCCTCTTGGGAGCTTCTCCTTCTCGGTCGACGGCACCATGCGCCCCACGGCGACCTTCGACGAAAGCGCCGGGGACCCCGGCGGCGGCTGGTTCTTCGAGCAGGCGTTCCCTTCAGCACGACACGCCATGGCGGTCGCAGTGCGGGGTAACCCGGGCCCGCTGCGCACGATCGTCACTTGGCTCGACGCGCCATGA